Proteins encoded together in one Fimbriiglobus ruber window:
- a CDS encoding DUF2293 domain-containing protein has translation MTSESLVVSPAPGPRSVRTADGKILVAPDDWTLLPPGDPGLTRRVKAAGSTWVVQEKRGRKLFSRGVWAPAATIARIRAELDAERSTEKYAKRRESDAKRRDTAQNDYVAEFAAAVREYLNFAPRYADLADQLARAVTAHATPVGSGTVARTKRIPVQERAEAAVIAWMRHQTTAYDSMHIPRVKGERREVRRMLAQKSKELLAHYRRGSDRSEGECPLQKALVTQPAAEST, from the coding sequence ATGACCAGCGAATCTCTCGTCGTCTCGCCCGCCCCCGGCCCGCGTTCGGTCCGCACGGCGGACGGCAAAATCCTCGTCGCGCCGGACGACTGGACCCTGTTGCCGCCCGGCGACCCGGGGTTGACGCGGCGGGTGAAGGCGGCCGGGTCGACGTGGGTGGTTCAGGAGAAGCGCGGGCGGAAACTGTTTTCCCGCGGCGTCTGGGCACCCGCCGCAACAATCGCACGCATCCGGGCCGAACTCGACGCGGAGCGATCGACGGAGAAATACGCCAAGCGCCGCGAGTCCGACGCGAAACGGCGGGACACCGCCCAGAACGACTACGTCGCCGAGTTCGCCGCGGCTGTACGCGAGTACCTGAACTTCGCGCCCCGGTACGCCGATTTGGCCGACCAACTCGCCCGGGCGGTGACCGCCCACGCCACGCCGGTGGGGAGCGGGACGGTCGCCCGGACGAAGCGAATTCCCGTGCAGGAGCGAGCCGAAGCCGCCGTCATTGCCTGGATGCGCCACCAGACCACGGCTTACGACTCGATGCACATCCCCCGGGTCAAGGGCGAGCGCCGCGAGGTCCGCCGGATGCTCGCGCAGAAATCGAAAGAGCTGCTCGCCCACTACCGCCGGGGTAGCGACCGTTCAGAAGGTGAGTGCCCGTTGCAGAAGGCGCTGGTTACTCAACCAGCGGCTGAAAGCACGTAA
- the pstS gene encoding phosphate ABC transporter substrate-binding protein PstS has protein sequence MSSPTTSEDFLALVERSGLLPVEVVAEYADRAQAGDPDLETTAGLAKRLVRERLLTPFQARQFLHGRYRGFFLSDKYKILELLGAGGMGRVLLCEHLVLQRLVAVKVLHLGNEPAPGVVERFLREARVAASLDHPNIVRTFDADRGPVGPFMVMEYVDGTNLHQIASQHGPLSVERAGNFVWQAACGLQHAHAAGLIHRDIKPGNFLLDRTGTVKVLDLGLARFFDDGKNDNLTAKFDDSSIIGTVDYIAPEQAIDSSAVDIRADIYGLGCTFYYLLTGRSPFEEKTAAQKLLAHQTQEPPSILGCRPDVPHEVVEVIARMMKKKPADRFQTPAEVLSTLSQWAGRAPAPPPEEMPRILPSAYRLGLCPPPSEAGTASGITPSLGSSGASTMGPSMRIGPVTGRLPKTRVSQVQQPASDRFRGPPSRRMSPPSGGVRAKSGGTDAYRPAPAPPPEEVHEEPADDVDAPARPSLAQNKLFIPILAAAVAVVVVAAGLAVLAAYIPAINPFQPSTVTRPTGPGPGINHTVPSGRTEGPPPPVAQTGPALPAGGSSFIKPLMNEWAKSYEKQYGTKISYEGTGSGAGVQKMIYGNYLFGCTDAPMDNAQTRQADSQGGHVVHIPLVMGAVAPTYNLPDIKVPLKFTGPVLAKIYLGTIRKWNDKAIEACNAGIALPDQEIVVVRRVGESGTTFIWTEYLSKVSAEWKTKVGAKTNPDWPALPDGKPLGPDAKNSDGVAREVNKTTGAIGYVEMTFALSNGLPVGLVKNAEGEYMAPTPASVTAAAAASLGTIPSDLKFSLTDAPGKDSYPIAGTTWAVLYLKQPEPHPGEPGGKMAEMIKFLRWATTEGQKDAAKLHYAPLPAELKPMIDESLKKVTQGK, from the coding sequence ATGAGCTCGCCTACTACGTCCGAAGACTTCTTGGCCCTCGTCGAGCGGAGCGGGCTCCTTCCGGTCGAAGTCGTGGCCGAGTACGCCGACCGCGCGCAGGCCGGCGACCCGGACCTGGAGACGACGGCCGGTCTCGCCAAGCGGCTCGTCCGCGAACGTCTCCTTACGCCGTTCCAGGCCCGTCAGTTCCTGCACGGCCGGTATCGCGGGTTTTTCCTCTCGGACAAGTACAAGATTCTGGAATTACTCGGGGCCGGGGGCATGGGACGGGTGCTCCTGTGTGAACACCTCGTTCTGCAGCGGTTGGTCGCCGTCAAGGTTCTGCACCTTGGCAACGAGCCGGCCCCGGGCGTCGTCGAGCGGTTCTTGCGCGAGGCCCGCGTCGCGGCCTCGCTCGATCACCCGAACATCGTTCGCACGTTCGACGCCGACCGCGGCCCGGTCGGGCCGTTCATGGTCATGGAATACGTGGACGGAACCAACCTGCACCAGATCGCCTCGCAACACGGCCCGCTGTCCGTCGAGCGGGCCGGGAATTTCGTCTGGCAGGCCGCCTGCGGCCTCCAACACGCCCACGCCGCCGGGCTGATCCACCGCGACATCAAGCCGGGCAACTTCCTCCTGGACCGGACCGGCACCGTCAAGGTACTCGACCTCGGGCTCGCCAGATTCTTCGACGACGGAAAGAACGACAACCTGACCGCGAAATTCGACGACAGCAGCATCATCGGCACCGTCGATTACATCGCCCCCGAGCAGGCCATCGATTCGAGCGCGGTCGACATCCGGGCCGACATCTACGGGCTCGGTTGCACGTTCTACTACCTGCTAACCGGCCGCTCGCCGTTCGAAGAAAAAACGGCCGCCCAAAAGCTCCTCGCCCACCAGACGCAGGAACCGCCTTCGATCCTCGGATGCCGCCCGGACGTGCCGCACGAAGTCGTCGAAGTGATCGCGCGGATGATGAAGAAGAAGCCCGCGGACCGCTTCCAGACGCCGGCCGAGGTTCTCAGCACGCTTTCGCAATGGGCGGGCCGGGCGCCGGCACCGCCGCCGGAAGAAATGCCGCGGATTCTCCCCTCCGCGTACCGCCTCGGCCTTTGCCCGCCCCCGAGCGAGGCCGGCACGGCGTCCGGCATCACCCCGTCCCTCGGGTCGTCCGGCGCGTCGACCATGGGCCCGAGTATGCGGATCGGGCCGGTGACGGGGCGCCTTCCCAAAACGCGCGTTTCGCAAGTCCAGCAGCCGGCGTCGGACCGATTTCGCGGCCCGCCGTCGCGGCGGATGTCGCCGCCGTCCGGCGGGGTCCGTGCGAAATCTGGCGGCACAGACGCTTACCGACCCGCCCCGGCCCCCCCTCCTGAAGAAGTACACGAAGAACCGGCCGACGACGTGGACGCGCCCGCCCGCCCCTCCCTGGCCCAGAACAAGCTGTTCATCCCGATCCTCGCCGCCGCGGTCGCCGTTGTGGTGGTGGCCGCGGGTCTGGCCGTGCTCGCCGCGTACATCCCGGCCATCAACCCGTTCCAACCGTCTACGGTCACCCGGCCGACCGGCCCCGGTCCAGGGATCAACCACACGGTCCCCAGCGGGCGGACCGAAGGCCCTCCGCCCCCCGTTGCCCAGACCGGCCCGGCGCTCCCCGCCGGCGGGTCGTCGTTCATCAAGCCGCTGATGAACGAGTGGGCCAAGAGCTACGAGAAACAATACGGCACCAAGATCTCTTACGAGGGCACGGGATCGGGGGCCGGCGTCCAGAAGATGATCTACGGGAACTATTTATTCGGTTGCACCGACGCCCCTATGGACAACGCGCAGACTCGCCAGGCCGACTCGCAGGGCGGGCACGTCGTCCACATTCCGCTGGTCATGGGGGCTGTTGCCCCCACCTACAACTTGCCCGATATCAAAGTGCCGCTCAAGTTTACCGGCCCGGTTCTGGCGAAAATCTACCTCGGCACGATCCGGAAGTGGAATGACAAGGCGATCGAAGCCTGCAACGCCGGAATCGCTCTTCCGGACCAGGAAATCGTCGTAGTTCGCCGGGTCGGGGAAAGCGGGACGACGTTTATTTGGACCGAGTACCTTTCCAAAGTCAGCGCGGAATGGAAAACCAAAGTCGGGGCGAAGACCAACCCGGATTGGCCGGCGCTGCCCGACGGGAAACCGCTCGGGCCGGACGCCAAGAACAGCGACGGGGTGGCCCGTGAAGTGAACAAGACGACCGGGGCGATCGGGTACGTGGAAATGACGTTTGCCCTCAGCAACGGGCTCCCGGTCGGGCTGGTGAAAAACGCCGAGGGCGAATACATGGCGCCGACCCCCGCGAGCGTGACCGCGGCAGCCGCGGCCTCGCTCGGGACCATTCCGAGCGATTTGAAATTCTCCCTGACGGACGCCCCGGGGAAAGATTCTTACCCGATCGCCGGAACGACGTGGGCGGTCCTTTACCTGAAGCAACCGGAGCCGCATCCGGGCGAGCCGGGTGGCAAAATGGCCGAGATGATCAAGTTCCTCCGGTGGGCCACCACGGAAGGCCAGAAAGACGCGGCCAAACTCCACTACGCGCCGCTGCCCGCGGAATTGAAGCCGATGATCGACGAATCACTGAAGAAAGTCACTCAGGGCAAGTAA
- a CDS encoding NAD-dependent epimerase/dehydratase family protein translates to MQCLVTGCAGFIGSHLCERLLTDGHRVTGVDCFTAYYARPLKEQNLSGFRNHPNFTFHEVDLSTDPLTAVTARTEVVFHLAAYPGLVKSWTDFDLYNRHNLTATQRLLEAVRGESQLKKFVYASTSSVYGKFASGDESLPTRPSSPYGITKLAGEQLARVYLDEFDVPTVVLRFFSVYGPRQRPDMGYNLFIDAVLRGNAIKLTGDGLQVRGNTYVADCVEATQRAGFHAMPGEVFNLGGGELTTIIDAIHKIERIVGRPAVIERYPNRKGDQLATGADVTKLFRHLGWKPTTDLEEGLTRQVEWQRSRL, encoded by the coding sequence ATGCAGTGCTTAGTCACCGGCTGCGCCGGGTTCATTGGGTCTCACCTGTGCGAGCGATTACTGACGGACGGGCACCGCGTCACCGGTGTGGATTGTTTCACCGCTTACTACGCCCGGCCGCTCAAGGAACAGAACCTATCCGGGTTCCGTAACCACCCGAATTTCACCTTCCACGAAGTCGACCTCAGCACCGACCCGCTGACCGCCGTGACGGCCAGGACGGAGGTCGTCTTCCACCTCGCCGCGTACCCGGGCCTGGTTAAAAGTTGGACGGACTTCGACCTCTACAACCGGCACAACCTCACGGCCACCCAGCGGTTGTTGGAAGCCGTGCGGGGCGAATCTCAACTCAAGAAATTCGTGTACGCGAGTACGTCGTCCGTGTACGGCAAATTCGCGTCGGGCGACGAATCATTACCGACGCGGCCGAGTTCGCCTTACGGGATTACGAAACTGGCCGGCGAACAACTCGCGCGGGTCTACCTGGACGAGTTCGACGTGCCGACGGTCGTCCTCCGGTTCTTCAGCGTGTACGGCCCCCGGCAACGACCGGACATGGGGTACAACCTGTTCATCGACGCGGTTCTGCGGGGGAATGCGATCAAACTGACCGGCGACGGCCTCCAGGTCCGCGGCAACACTTACGTCGCCGACTGCGTGGAAGCCACGCAGCGGGCCGGATTTCACGCCATGCCGGGCGAGGTGTTCAACCTCGGCGGCGGAGAACTGACCACGATCATCGACGCGATTCACAAAATCGAGCGGATCGTCGGCCGGCCGGCCGTCATCGAGCGCTACCCGAATCGCAAGGGCGACCAACTGGCGACCGGCGCCGACGTGACCAAGCTCTTCCGCCACCTGGGCTGGAAACCGACGACCGATCTGGAGGAAGGTCTGACCCGTCAGGTAGAATGGCAGCGGTCGCGTTTGTAA
- a CDS encoding phenylacetate--CoA ligase family protein, giving the protein MLDTLNRHVVQPLVAMRRRSRHLEFLRHLERTQFDPPEVVKARQLRMLRRTLQHAFDTVPYYHRTWAAAGVHPADIGSLDDLRHFPVVSKADIRERGTEMVSRAYNPAKLRVKRTSGSTGVPLTIRLDERGAQWKYACTLRADEWSGWRRGQRVAKVWGNPEYRHFGLRGRVTNHLVDRAVYLDTCHLTEARISEFVAEVRRHRPGLIFGHAHSLYLLACQLKKSGVRDIRPNGIISTAMPLYDWQRTVIEDVFGAPATNRYGCEEVSLIACECEQHRGMHVAAESVYTEVLPATAPASKDADGSVAGKLVVTDLSNFAMPLIRYQIGDVVTASTRPCACGRGLPLLERVEGRDADYVVTPSGGLVSGISLTENFALLITGAAQVQIVQETVTYLRIRMVKDQTFSDTSLKQIEKLVRDTFGPAMRYDMEFVDLIPQEPSGKYRFCISKVLADHLTALSI; this is encoded by the coding sequence ATGCTCGACACCTTGAATCGCCACGTCGTCCAGCCGCTCGTCGCCATGCGGCGGCGGAGCCGGCACCTGGAATTCCTGCGGCACCTCGAACGTACCCAGTTCGACCCGCCGGAAGTCGTCAAAGCGCGGCAACTTCGGATGCTGCGGCGGACCCTCCAGCACGCATTCGACACCGTCCCCTATTACCATCGCACGTGGGCGGCCGCCGGGGTTCACCCGGCCGACATCGGGTCGCTCGACGACCTCCGGCACTTCCCGGTCGTCAGCAAGGCCGACATCCGCGAACGCGGCACGGAGATGGTGTCGCGGGCGTACAACCCGGCGAAGTTGCGCGTCAAGCGGACGTCCGGTTCGACTGGCGTACCGCTCACCATCCGGCTCGACGAGCGCGGGGCCCAGTGGAAGTACGCTTGTACCCTCCGGGCCGACGAGTGGTCCGGCTGGCGGCGCGGGCAGCGGGTCGCGAAGGTCTGGGGTAACCCGGAGTACCGGCATTTCGGCCTCCGCGGCCGGGTCACGAATCACCTCGTCGACCGCGCCGTTTATCTCGACACCTGCCACCTGACCGAAGCCCGGATCAGTGAGTTCGTCGCCGAGGTTCGTCGGCACCGGCCGGGCCTCATCTTCGGCCACGCCCACTCGCTCTACCTGCTCGCCTGTCAGCTGAAGAAGTCCGGCGTTCGTGACATTCGCCCGAACGGAATTATCTCGACCGCGATGCCGCTGTACGACTGGCAGCGAACTGTCATCGAAGACGTGTTCGGCGCCCCCGCGACGAATCGGTACGGGTGCGAGGAAGTGAGCCTCATCGCCTGCGAATGCGAGCAGCACCGCGGGATGCACGTGGCGGCCGAGTCGGTCTACACGGAGGTGCTGCCCGCAACCGCGCCCGCGTCGAAGGACGCGGACGGGAGCGTCGCCGGCAAACTCGTCGTGACCGACCTCTCGAACTTCGCCATGCCGTTGATCCGGTACCAGATCGGCGACGTGGTCACGGCGTCTACCCGGCCGTGCGCCTGCGGTCGCGGGCTGCCATTGCTGGAACGCGTGGAAGGACGGGATGCGGATTACGTAGTCACGCCATCGGGCGGGCTCGTCTCCGGGATCTCGTTGACCGAAAACTTCGCGCTGCTTATTACCGGCGCAGCCCAGGTCCAGATCGTTCAGGAGACCGTGACGTACTTGCGCATCCGCATGGTGAAGGATCAAACCTTCTCGGATACCAGTCTAAAGCAGATCGAGAAACTGGTTCGCGACACGTTCGGGCCGGCGATGCGGTACGACATGGAGTTCGTCGACCTGATCCCGCAAGAGCCGTCGGGCAAATACCGGTTCTGCATTTCGAAGGTGCTGGCGGATCACCTGACGGCGCTGTCGATATGA
- a CDS encoding glycosyltransferase family 2 protein → MTGGKPNVPAVSVAMAAKNYARFLPAAIGSVLAQTWGDWELVVVDDGSTDDTPRVIRPYLADPRIKYVRSDRLGQARAKSLAARLGRGPIVAFLDADDVWFPTKLEKQLAILRAQPDVGVCFCRRSLIDEDGRPLPALPAPPIPRGRVLTDIFLRNFVCFSSTLVRREVLDRVGLFDLEWELSIDYDLWLRAARHYEFDYVDEELVLYRTGHGNLSKRLADRVAVADSIMTRAIDRRGLGAELPPAAIAEGYTSTYIALAYTLRPSEPLAAARWYWEALKWPARRGEVARGLVASALAWVRGRRTTGAAENAAVNR, encoded by the coding sequence ATGACGGGCGGAAAACCGAACGTCCCGGCCGTGAGCGTCGCGATGGCCGCGAAGAACTACGCGCGGTTCCTGCCGGCGGCCATCGGGTCGGTCCTCGCGCAGACGTGGGGCGACTGGGAACTGGTCGTCGTCGACGACGGTTCGACCGACGACACGCCTCGCGTCATTCGGCCGTATCTGGCCGACCCGCGGATCAAATACGTTCGCTCCGACCGGCTCGGCCAGGCGCGGGCCAAGAGCCTCGCCGCGCGACTGGGCCGCGGTCCCATCGTCGCGTTCCTCGACGCCGACGACGTGTGGTTCCCGACCAAGTTGGAAAAGCAGCTTGCCATACTCCGTGCGCAGCCGGACGTCGGCGTCTGCTTTTGTCGGCGGTCGCTGATCGACGAAGACGGCCGCCCGCTACCGGCCTTGCCGGCCCCGCCCATCCCGCGGGGCCGCGTCCTCACCGACATCTTCCTCCGCAACTTCGTCTGCTTCTCCTCGACGCTGGTCCGCCGGGAGGTACTCGACCGCGTCGGGCTATTCGACCTGGAATGGGAACTGTCCATCGACTACGACCTGTGGCTGCGGGCCGCGAGACATTACGAGTTCGATTACGTGGACGAGGAGTTGGTACTGTACCGGACGGGGCACGGGAATCTGTCGAAGCGGCTCGCCGACCGCGTGGCGGTCGCCGACTCGATCATGACGCGGGCCATCGACCGCCGCGGGTTGGGTGCCGAACTTCCACCGGCCGCGATAGCGGAGGGGTACACGTCCACGTACATCGCGCTGGCGTATACCCTGCGGCCGTCCGAGCCACTGGCGGCGGCGCGGTGGTACTGGGAAGCCCTTAAGTGGCCGGCGCGACGCGGGGAAGTAGCCCGGGGGTTGGTAGCGTCGGCGCTGGCGTGGGTGCGCGGGCGGCGAACGACGGGCGCGGCCGAGAACGCGGCGGTAAACCGCTGA
- a CDS encoding DUF1501 domain-containing protein produces the protein MESLTPLSRRTALSVGGASLLGLTYPQLLSAVEKARSKARAKAVIFLHQWGGAGHHETFDMKPDAPDKVRGWFQPMSSRVPGTLVCEKLPRVAEITDKLCIVRCMRHTAPMKNHNSAGYYSLTGIAPPTDDQRLRDSNDLFPAYGSIVDKLAPAAKGAATFVSFPHVIADGSITPGQHASFLGKTHNPLFVNEDPNGADFRLPELSLPDGLTPSRLESRTEILKLIDSQADLMEKSAVARGVDESYRRAVSMLTSPRFKEAFDLTREKKATRERFGRTTYGQSCLLARRLVEAGAKFVNVYFSRAIGGTGQGWDYHGFNGESVTNRLNELLPLTDQTLSALVLDLHERGLLDSTLVVWVGEFGRTPRISSNGGRDHWPQCYTAVLAGGGTKAGFVYGASDKIGAYPTIGQASPEDLAATMFDSLGLDPEAEIRDAFNRPLPISRGKVMKEILA, from the coding sequence ATGGAAAGTTTAACTCCCCTTTCCCGCCGCACTGCCCTCAGCGTCGGCGGCGCGTCGCTGCTCGGGCTGACGTACCCGCAACTGCTGTCCGCTGTCGAGAAGGCGCGCTCAAAGGCCCGCGCGAAGGCGGTGATCTTCCTGCACCAGTGGGGTGGGGCCGGACACCACGAGACGTTCGACATGAAGCCGGACGCGCCGGACAAGGTGCGCGGGTGGTTCCAGCCGATGTCGTCGCGGGTGCCGGGCACGCTCGTCTGCGAAAAGCTCCCGCGGGTCGCGGAGATCACAGACAAGTTGTGCATCGTCCGGTGCATGCGGCACACGGCACCGATGAAAAACCACAACTCGGCCGGCTACTACAGCCTCACCGGCATCGCCCCGCCGACCGACGACCAGCGACTCCGCGACTCGAACGACCTCTTCCCGGCCTACGGCAGCATTGTGGATAAACTCGCCCCGGCCGCGAAGGGGGCGGCCACGTTCGTCTCGTTCCCGCACGTCATCGCGGACGGGTCGATCACACCGGGCCAGCACGCCAGTTTCCTCGGCAAGACGCACAACCCGCTGTTCGTCAACGAGGACCCGAACGGCGCCGACTTCCGCCTGCCGGAATTGAGCCTGCCCGACGGCCTAACCCCGAGCCGCCTGGAGAGCCGGACCGAGATCCTGAAACTCATCGACTCCCAGGCGGATCTGATGGAAAAGTCCGCGGTCGCCCGTGGCGTCGACGAGTCGTACCGGCGGGCGGTGTCAATGCTCACGTCACCGCGGTTCAAGGAGGCGTTCGACCTGACCCGGGAGAAGAAGGCGACGCGCGAGCGGTTCGGCCGAACGACCTACGGCCAGTCGTGCCTGCTCGCCCGGCGGTTGGTCGAAGCCGGGGCGAAGTTCGTGAACGTCTATTTCTCGCGGGCGATCGGCGGAACCGGCCAGGGGTGGGACTATCACGGGTTCAACGGCGAGAGCGTGACCAACCGGCTGAACGAACTCCTCCCACTCACCGACCAGACGCTCTCCGCGCTGGTCCTCGACCTGCACGAGCGCGGACTGCTCGATTCGACGCTAGTCGTGTGGGTCGGGGAGTTCGGCCGGACGCCCCGGATCAGTTCCAACGGCGGCCGCGATCACTGGCCACAGTGCTACACCGCCGTCCTCGCGGGCGGCGGCACCAAGGCGGGCTTCGTGTACGGGGCGAGCGACAAGATCGGTGCCTACCCGACAATTGGCCAGGCGAGCCCGGAAGACCTGGCGGCGACGATGTTCGATTCCCTCGGCCTCGACCCCGAAGCCGAGATCCGCGACGCCTTCAACCGCCCACTACCGATTAGCCGGGGCAAAGTGATGAAGGAAATTCTGGCGTAA
- a CDS encoding DUF1549 and DUF1553 domain-containing protein, giving the protein MRPALLSLAIALVPTCATVRAGAPVSFHTDVAAVLSRAGCNSGPCHGNLNGKGGFKLSLRGFDPDADYVTLTRDMLARRTDPVRPTESLLLKKATGQVSHEGGVRFGPSGTEYAILRDWIAGGCRPDPVGTPRLVSLVVSPPSRVLIEPEDRVKLTATARYSDGSVRDVTGLVAFETNNIGVAKVLPTGEVIREQVGELVVLVRYLDLQVPVRLAFLPNRPVPDLASEPVHNEIDRLVYAQLGQLRLKPSALATDAVFLRRAYLDACGITPTAAEARRFLADIAPDKRVRLIDDLLARPEFASYWAQKWSDLLRNEEKSLDHKGVQVFHRWIKGWLAEDKPLTEFAREILAARGSTYVNPAANFYRAVRDPYQRAESVAQVFLGLRVSCAKCHNHPFDRWTQDDYHRFVALFGRIDYRVLENGRRDKFDKHEFVGEQLVLATHDGELAHPRGGDAVPKFLGTTTGSLTGNADRLRALADWVAAPENPFFAKAQANRVWFHLTGRGLVDPNDDFRVSNPPANPALLDHLAAEFARGGYRLKPLVRYIMTSRVYQLASTPNETNATDETHFSRALIQPLEAEQLLDAVSQTLGTPVKFPGYPDGTRAGEVPAPPPAARRGKEAMGPRFLKVFGKPDRLLTCECERSEDGGMMQALQLLTGELVHGLIRAPDNRLSVLLASGKSNSDVLDDLYLSALARYPSEVERVKLLAYTGHAVDRRAAWEDVAWGLVNAKEFLLRR; this is encoded by the coding sequence ATGCGCCCCGCACTCCTGTCTCTCGCAATTGCGCTCGTCCCCACGTGTGCTACGGTTCGCGCCGGCGCCCCGGTCTCGTTTCATACCGACGTGGCGGCCGTACTCTCCCGCGCCGGCTGTAACTCCGGCCCCTGCCATGGGAACCTGAACGGCAAGGGAGGCTTCAAACTGAGCCTCCGGGGGTTCGACCCGGACGCCGACTACGTCACGCTTACCCGCGACATGCTCGCCCGCCGGACCGATCCGGTTCGCCCGACCGAAAGCCTGCTCCTGAAAAAAGCGACGGGACAAGTTTCGCACGAGGGCGGGGTGCGGTTCGGGCCGTCCGGGACCGAGTACGCGATCCTGCGAGACTGGATCGCCGGCGGCTGCCGGCCCGACCCGGTCGGGACGCCCCGGCTGGTTTCCTTGGTTGTCTCGCCCCCGTCCCGCGTGCTGATCGAGCCGGAAGACCGGGTGAAGTTGACCGCGACCGCCCGCTATTCCGATGGCTCGGTCCGCGACGTGACCGGGCTCGTCGCCTTCGAAACGAACAACATCGGCGTCGCGAAGGTTCTGCCCACGGGTGAAGTGATCCGCGAGCAGGTCGGCGAACTGGTCGTGCTGGTGCGGTATCTCGATTTGCAGGTGCCCGTCCGCCTCGCGTTCCTCCCCAACCGGCCGGTGCCGGACCTGGCGAGCGAACCGGTTCACAACGAGATCGACCGTCTCGTGTACGCCCAGCTCGGGCAACTCCGGCTGAAGCCATCCGCCCTCGCGACGGACGCCGTCTTCCTCCGCCGTGCGTACCTCGACGCCTGCGGCATCACCCCGACGGCGGCCGAGGCCCGGCGATTCCTGGCGGACATCGCCCCGGACAAACGCGTGCGGCTGATCGACGACCTGCTCGCCCGCCCGGAGTTCGCCTCCTATTGGGCGCAAAAGTGGTCCGACTTGCTACGGAACGAGGAAAAGTCACTCGATCACAAGGGGGTACAGGTTTTCCACCGGTGGATCAAGGGCTGGCTCGCCGAGGATAAGCCGCTGACCGAGTTTGCCCGGGAAATCCTGGCCGCGCGGGGTAGCACGTATGTCAACCCGGCGGCCAACTTCTACCGAGCCGTTCGCGACCCATATCAACGAGCCGAGTCGGTCGCCCAGGTATTTCTCGGACTCCGCGTGAGCTGCGCGAAGTGCCACAATCACCCGTTCGACCGCTGGACCCAGGACGATTACCACCGGTTCGTCGCCCTCTTCGGGCGAATCGATTACCGCGTGCTGGAGAACGGCCGTCGCGACAAATTCGACAAGCACGAGTTCGTCGGCGAGCAACTCGTGCTGGCGACGCACGACGGCGAACTGGCGCACCCCCGGGGCGGGGACGCGGTGCCGAAGTTCCTCGGCACGACGACCGGCAGCCTGACCGGGAACGCCGACCGCCTCCGCGCGCTGGCCGACTGGGTCGCCGCGCCGGAGAACCCGTTCTTCGCGAAAGCCCAGGCGAACCGCGTCTGGTTCCACCTGACGGGTCGCGGGCTCGTCGACCCTAACGACGACTTCCGCGTGAGCAACCCGCCGGCTAACCCGGCCCTGCTCGATCACCTCGCGGCCGAGTTCGCGCGGGGCGGATACCGACTCAAACCACTCGTGCGGTACATCATGACCTCGCGCGTTTACCAACTCGCGTCCACGCCGAACGAAACGAACGCCACGGACGAGACACACTTCTCCCGGGCGTTGATTCAACCGCTCGAAGCCGAACAACTTCTGGACGCGGTGAGCCAGACGCTCGGTACGCCGGTGAAGTTCCCGGGGTACCCGGACGGCACCCGCGCCGGCGAAGTCCCCGCCCCTCCACCGGCCGCCCGGCGCGGCAAAGAGGCGATGGGCCCGCGCTTCCTGAAGGTTTTCGGCAAGCCCGATCGTCTGTTGACGTGCGAGTGCGAGCGGAGCGAAGACGGCGGCATGATGCAGGCGCTGCAACTGCTCACGGGCGAACTCGTCCACGGCCTGATCCGTGCCCCGGACAACCGGCTCTCCGTGTTGTTAGCGTCCGGCAAAAGCAACTCGGACGTGCTAGACGACCTGTACCTATCCGCCCTCGCTCGGTATCCGTCCGAGGTCGAGCGCGTGAAATTGCTCGCGTACACGGGTCACGCGGTCGACCGCCGGGCGGCGTGGGAAGACGTGGCGTGGGGGCTGGTGAACGCGAAAGAGTTTTTGTTAAGGAGATAG